ATATGATATGTTACAGTCTGACAAAGAAGTGCAAGATGGGGGGCAATCAGCCGGAGTTAGTTCATTGAATCACTTGTATAAGGATAAAGGTATGAATAACGAAAGTCCTGGAACCAGTGAAGACCTTAATTTGGTTGAAACATCAGAAAATTTCCATGTTGATTCATGCAAGGATCTCTATGATGATGGCTCTATTACTGCTCCTATTCTTAAAAGACCTACTGTAGATAATTTTTCCATAAATAAAGGAAATGTGAATGATGCTATGAAAAGTAAGGTAACTATGGATATGGAGAATTACAAAATGAGAGGGGGAATTTTTGATGGTTTGTCTGATGATACTGATCAACTGTTTGTCACAGACAGCAGTGTTAGTGGATCTTTTGAACCTTTTGATTCTAAGACTGGTGTCAAATTGAATTCGAGAGAGATGTTTATTGAGGCTGTAAACAGTGTTGATTTGCAAACTGATTCAAGCACTCCAGAAATAAGGGATCTGAGTGAGGAACAAAAAGTTGTGGAGGATCAGAGGGATGGATGCACTTTGaatgacaaattaaaattagaataccCTGCAACCAGTACTTATGAGGTGAAGACATTGAGTACGAATCCTCTTAAAGATGATAAACTAGGTCAACCCCAAGAGCTAGTTGGTCTGAAGGACATGAACAAGTTTACTGAAGAGACACAGCGGCTTCAGTTTGAATTTAACGAGTCAGAAATTCCAGTTGATAAATCTGCTCTAGTTACAGAAAGTAAGGTGGTGGGAACATCCAAGTTTGATCAAGATGAAAGTTCTACTCTATCAGGTTTTGACCCTTCTTTGCAGTCCATTACAGAAACACTGGATACTAATCTTAAATTTGGTGATATGTTAGGAGAATTAGAACCACCACAGTCTGCTACCAATGCTTTTGATGTTTCAACTAAAGGTCAGAACACCAGTAGTCCAAGAAATTCAAGTACTAATTCTAGTGAGATTGGCTTTGCTGATGAAGGAAAACAACTAAATGCTGGAAGGAGTTGGATTGAAGAGAACTTTCAGGAATTGGAGCCAGTGATTGCTAAAATAAGGACTGGCTTCAAGGAAAATTACATGATAGCGAAAGAGAATATGCAACAGCAACCAAATTTGAGTGCCCAAATTAGTGAACTGAGGTTGACAGACATTGACAATGAACTTGAATGGATGAATGATGAAAGGTTGCATCGAATTGTATTTCAGGTTCGAGACAATGAACTGGCAGGTAAGGATCCTTTTGATTCTATGGATGCTGAAGATAAGATTCTCTTCTTCAAGGGATTAGAAAGCAAAGTTGAAAAGGTGAATGGAGAGCTTTTACGTGCCCATGAATGGGTACACTCCAGAATTGAAAACCTAGATTATGGAGCAGGTGTTTATATCCATTTCTTGTAATTCCATGTCATGTAATCTAAACTTTATTAAGTTCAGATAAATATTGTGGATTTATTGTATTTCTATTTTTCTGTTTCCTTAATCAGATGGTATCAGCTTGAATGATCCACTGGAAAAAATAATTCCCCGCTGGAAAGCCCCTCCAGTTGACAGAAATCCTGAATTTCTTAGATATCAAAAACCAATCTTTACTAAGGAGGATGCCGCAGAAATCAAGCTTCAAAAAACAGAAAATTTGCCAAATTCTGAGGGCGTTTCCAGTTCTTCAGTCGATGGCATCAGAAGGTTGTCACTAGATGCATCTTCCATGAAATCTAAATCAGTAATTGAGAGCAGTGATGGTAATATAAGACCAGGAAAAAAGAATGGAAAAGAACATTGGCAACATACCAAGAAATGGTCACAAGGTTTCCTTGAAGTTTATAATGCAGAGAAAGATCCGGACATTAAAGCCATTATGAGAGAGATGGGAAAGGATTTGGACAGATGGATCACTGAGAAAGATACTCAAGATATGGCTGACTTGATGAAAAAGATGCCCACAAGAAGGCGTAGGTACATTGAAAAGAAATTGGAGAAGGTTAAACGGGAAGTTGAAATGTTCGGTGTACCAGCAGTTGTCAGCAAATACAGAGAATAtgctgaagaaaaagaagaagattaCTTATGGTGGCTAGATCTTCCATGTGTTCTGGTAAATGATTATTTGACCTTGTTAGTTTCATAGAATTCATAAGCTATTCGTCTAGTCATTTTGATTTTACTGTCATTGCCAGGTGCTTACTATTTATTTCTGATTCAAATTACTGTCTACAGTGCCTTGAACTCTATACTATTGAAGAAGGTGTTCCAAAAGTGGGATTTTATTCACTCGAAATGGCAGCGGATCTTGAACTGAACCCGAAGCAATATCATGTGATTGCTTTTGAGGATGCGGGAGACTCTAAGAACTTCTGCTATATTTTACAGGCACACATGGATATGCTTGGAAGTGGTAAAGCTTTTGTTGTTGCTCGGCCTCCAAAGGTAGCAAAATTTCTAGTATCTGTATTTAACCATGTTTTTTTGTAATTTCACTTATTTTGTAGTTGATTTTATAAAATTGTTCTGACATTCTTTTTCTTATGAGCACACTATATATGATGTTTTGTGcaaaaatattattaaagttGAATGACTAATCATGAACCAATTATTTATATTCTTAATACTCCTCCAAGTGTAGGTGGGTGACAGAGGATAATCACACAACTTTATTTCAAGCAATTGAATCTTGAGTGTCACCATGAACCCGTTGCGCCACCTTCATAATAATGGGCTCGCCTCCTTTAAATCTGCTATGTTGCCAATCCATGGTCCAACCTGACGTCAACCCAACTATTTCCTATCTCTAGGTGATGGTATGGCCTGAGCATGCAGCAACATCTCATAGTGTGAAGACAAATTCCAAAGCTTATAATTAGACCTTTGGAATAACAAATGGGATCTTCACCTGCTGTCATAAATAGTGGTAGTAGATAGTGACGCCCCATTATAACCCTCCTCAGCCATCCTAATCTCCCTATATAAGACCTACTCCAGTGCCTTAATCAAGGTCTACCTATGTTATACGAGACCTTAACAGATTAGTGCACTAGGTAAGGGGAACACAGTGGATGTGGAATTTTGGAGAGAAGGACCACATCGATCAGTGAACTCGGAGTGGTTATTTCATATCGAGCCATTAACCTCAAAGGAACAGTTGACAAGGCAACTTTGGATCTGCATGAATTCACAACTCTGATTGATGAACAACATGGTGGAAAGAGGCTCAAGGCATGGCCAGCTATAGGTTAGAAGAGGAGTTCGAGGTACCCAGTAGGGTATGGCCCACTCCGCTTTGGAGGGATGAGACAAACATCTTCCTGACCTGCCACTCTGAACCCAGTAGAGTGGAGGCATTGGCTGCAGCGAACTTACTCATATGGGATCTAGGAGAAGCCTATCTCGAAGAAATCCAAGTACTTGGTATGTACACGTATGATGGGAACTTTGACTTGACCGAACATGTGGGTGCATACAAGGATGCTCATGTATGGGATGACCAACACAAGTAATGTGCTTGGTCTTCCCTACTATGTTATGAGAAAGGACACATAAGTGGTTCAGTTGCACCTACTCATGGGCCTGATTGTCAAATTCGACAAGCTGACCTGCAGCTTTGAAGTGTACTTTATATAGTTGGCGGAAAGGACACAATGCTAAGAGCCTCATGGAGTCCATGCAAGGTAGTGGCTAGTTCCTTACCAGGTTTGTGAATAGATTTTGTAGAAGCTACTTGACAGCTGGACAACTTAAATTTTAAAGTGCTAATGGGATTCTTGAAGTTTTCCATCCAATCGTCCCAGTTCATTTGTGAAGAGATTTATAGTCTCGTGGTGCCTTGTGGAAGAAGCCAGGACAAGATAAACAGTGCACGGCTCAAGTGGCACACCACTTAGTTTTGAGCAATGGAAGCTCAATGCATATCCCACCATGACCCTGTTCTGTCGCCTTTGTAATAGTGGCCTGCCTCCTTCAAACTCACCACGTCATCAATTTGTGGCCCAACCTGACATAGTTGATGTCTGTCTCATGGTTAATGTCATGGCTCGGACACATGGCAACATCTGATAATGTGAACGCAAATTTCAAGCGCAATACATAAGGCCTTGGGATCAAGAAACGAGATCTTTGCCTGCCAACCTTGAATAATGGCAGTAGAGAGAGATACCGTATTGCAATCCTTCTTGGCCAAGCCTCTTTCCTGATCTTCTCTAGCATGA
This region of Zingiber officinale cultivar Zhangliang chromosome 9A, Zo_v1.1, whole genome shotgun sequence genomic DNA includes:
- the LOC122018588 gene encoding uncharacterized protein LOC122018588 isoform X2; translation: MDASAAVWLKGTNFFCRLSSSRSVPSVSAPLKKNQLTEGGSSSVLFRKFPSWSCPCIARNSSGGILKISARLQRPLRQRRNTLRDKLLPSPVEQVRRVPDSLDSVTDLELSEDGKHQAEGFCTQMDAEGKNEVSKELCFEGGSLPETKSALQDKLENWVDQYKVDSEFWGVGAGHIFTIYLDSDKKVVNVFVNEDEIIKRSRVHAWSLEEKDELEESTVTNSKIFRANLIARMIESGEYALPKNSSVVKFIPHEKKSSFSEGLRSVSLQVQPILKMFPNRAFTLLCGFCVLWATMKLFVQNEQVELSREEAEMLRRKIKLRMEREDIEKGSVKVLDDTPELPVFNRPQLDQNELMKSIIEAKTSSEKSFMINSSSDLYVQTPDFNEKVKEIREMARRIREQEQQDISEPETSKKIDVDSVSRNDYKSRLVNTKNVVLEIESNGEASNVDITYMKNPHMHQDTGIEFHVDRKTKDLSGNNSPEHLSSTSYQESSSSLQDNDNRINNDDDRQKEAIRYSSGARSNNVDTKNIENALHSSAAEERINSSNSTEVCTRSGSENKPRIITSVKEAREYLAKRDVVLYDMLQSDKEVQDGGQSAGVSSLNHLYKDKGMNNESPGTSEDLNLVETSENFHVDSCKDLYDDGSITAPILKRPTVDNFSINKGNVNDAMKSKVTMDMENYKMRGGIFDGLSDDTDQLFVTDSSVSGSFEPFDSKTGVKLNSREMFIEAVNSVDLQTDSSTPEIRDLSEEQKVVEDQRDGCTLNDKLKLEYPATSTYEVKTLSTNPLKDDKLGQPQELVGLKDMNKFTEETQRLQFEFNESEIPVDKSALVTESKVVGTSKFDQDESSTLSGFDPSLQSITETLDTNLKFGDMLGELEPPQSATNAFDVSTKGQNTSSPRNSSTNSSEIGFADEGKQLNAGRSWIEENFQELEPVIAKIRTGFKENYMIAKENMQQQPNLSAQISELRLTDIDNELEWMNDERLHRIVFQVRDNELAGKDPFDSMDAEDKILFFKGLESKVEKVNGELLRAHEWVHSRIENLDYGADGISLNDPLEKIIPRWKAPPVDRNPEFLRYQKPIFTKEDAAEIKLQKTENLPNSEGVSSSSVDGIRRLSLDASSMKSKSVIESSDGNIRPGKKNGKEHWQHTKKWSQGFLEVYNAEKDPDIKAIMREMGKDLDRWITEKDTQDMADLMKKMPTRRRRYIEKKLEKVKREVEMFGVPAVVSKYREYAEEKEEDYLWWLDLPCVLCLELYTIEEGVPKVGFYSLEMAADLELNPKQYHVIAFEDAGDSKNFCYILQAHMDMLGSGKAFVVARPPKDAFREAKANGFSVTVIRNGQIKLNVDQTLEEVEEEITEIGSKFYHDKIMHERSVDVNTLMKGVAAAEKSTKKRSINTLTKGVAAAEKSTKRRSTKTRKKTRKHANPAESS
- the LOC122018588 gene encoding uncharacterized protein LOC122018588 isoform X4, which translates into the protein MDASAAVWLKGTNFFCRLSSSRSVPSVSAPLKKNQLTEGGSSSVLFRKFPSWSCPCIARNSSGGILKISARLQRPLRQRRNTLRDKLLPSPVEQMDAEGKNEVSKELCFEGGSLPETKSALQDKLENWVDQYKVDSEFWGVGAGHIFTIYLDSDKKVVNVFVNEDEIIKRSRVHAWSLEEKDELEESTVTNSKIFRANLIARMIESGEYALPKNSSVVKFIPHEKKSSFSEGLRSVSLQVQPILKMFPNRAFTLLCGFCVLWATMKLFVQNEQVELSREEAEMLRRKIKLRMEREDIEKGSVKVLDDTPELPVFNRPQLDQNELMKSIIEAKTSSEKSFMINSSSDLYVQTPDFNEKVKEIREMARRIREQEQQDISEPETSKKIDVDSVSRNDYKSRLVNTKNVVLEIESNGEASNVDITYMKNPHMHQDTGIEFHVDRKTKDLSGNNSPEHLSSTSYQESSSSLQDNDNRINNDDDRQKEAIRYSSGARSNNVDTKNIENALHSSAAEERINSSNSTEVCTRSGSENKPRIITSVKEAREYLAKRDVVLYDMLQSDKEVQDGGQSAGVSSLNHLYKDKGMNNESPGTSEDLNLVETSENFHVDSCKDLYDDGSITAPILKRPTVDNFSINKGNVNDAMKSKVTMDMENYKMRGGIFDGLSDDTDQLFVTDSSVSGSFEPFDSKTGVKLNSREMFIEAVNSVDLQTDSSTPEIRDLSEEQKVVEDQRDGCTLNDKLKLEYPATSTYEVKTLSTNPLKDDKLGQPQELVGLKDMNKFTEETQRLQFEFNESEIPVDKSALVTESKVVGTSKFDQDESSTLSGFDPSLQSITETLDTNLKFGDMLGELEPPQSATNAFDVSTKGQNTSSPRNSSTNSSEIGFADEGKQLNAGRSWIEENFQELEPVIAKIRTGFKENYMIAKENMQQQPNLSAQISELRLTDIDNELEWMNDERLHRIVFQVRDNELAGKDPFDSMDAEDKILFFKGLESKVEKVNGELLRAHEWVHSRIENLDYGADGISLNDPLEKIIPRWKAPPVDRNPEFLRYQKPIFTKEDAAEIKLQKTENLPNSEGVSSSSVDGIRRLSLDASSMKSKSVIESSDGNIRPGKKNGKEHWQHTKKWSQGFLEVYNAEKDPDIKAIMREMGKDLDRWITEKDTQDMADLMKKMPTRRRRYIEKKLEKVKREVEMFGVPAVVSKYREYAEEKEEDYLWWLDLPCVLCLELYTIEEGVPKVGFYSLEMAADLELNPKQYHVIAFEDAGDSKNFCYILQAHMDMLGSGKAFVVARPPKDAFREAKANGFSVTVIRNGQIKLNVDQTLEEVEEEITEIGSKFYHDKIMHERSVDVNTLMKGVAAAEKSTKKRSINTLTKGVAAAEKSTKSRRSTKTRKKTRKHANPAESS
- the LOC122018588 gene encoding uncharacterized protein LOC122018588 isoform X1, with the protein product MDASAAVWLKGTNFFCRLSSSRSVPSVSAPLKKNQLTEGGSSSVLFRKFPSWSCPCIARNSSGGILKISARLQRPLRQRRNTLRDKLLPSPVEQVRRVPDSLDSVTDLELSEDGKHQAEGFCTQMDAEGKNEVSKELCFEGGSLPETKSALQDKLENWVDQYKVDSEFWGVGAGHIFTIYLDSDKKVVNVFVNEDEIIKRSRVHAWSLEEKDELEESTVTNSKIFRANLIARMIESGEYALPKNSSVVKFIPHEKKSSFSEGLRSVSLQVQPILKMFPNRAFTLLCGFCVLWATMKLFVQNEQVELSREEAEMLRRKIKLRMEREDIEKGSVKVLDDTPELPVFNRPQLDQNELMKSIIEAKTSSEKSFMINSSSDLYVQTPDFNEKVKEIREMARRIREQEQQDISEPETSKKIDVDSVSRNDYKSRLVNTKNVVLEIESNGEASNVDITYMKNPHMHQDTGIEFHVDRKTKDLSGNNSPEHLSSTSYQESSSSLQDNDNRINNDDDRQKEAIRYSSGARSNNVDTKNIENALHSSAAEERINSSNSTEVCTRSGSENKPRIITSVKEAREYLAKRDVVLYDMLQSDKEVQDGGQSAGVSSLNHLYKDKGMNNESPGTSEDLNLVETSENFHVDSCKDLYDDGSITAPILKRPTVDNFSINKGNVNDAMKSKVTMDMENYKMRGGIFDGLSDDTDQLFVTDSSVSGSFEPFDSKTGVKLNSREMFIEAVNSVDLQTDSSTPEIRDLSEEQKVVEDQRDGCTLNDKLKLEYPATSTYEVKTLSTNPLKDDKLGQPQELVGLKDMNKFTEETQRLQFEFNESEIPVDKSALVTESKVVGTSKFDQDESSTLSGFDPSLQSITETLDTNLKFGDMLGELEPPQSATNAFDVSTKGQNTSSPRNSSTNSSEIGFADEGKQLNAGRSWIEENFQELEPVIAKIRTGFKENYMIAKENMQQQPNLSAQISELRLTDIDNELEWMNDERLHRIVFQVRDNELAGKDPFDSMDAEDKILFFKGLESKVEKVNGELLRAHEWVHSRIENLDYGADGISLNDPLEKIIPRWKAPPVDRNPEFLRYQKPIFTKEDAAEIKLQKTENLPNSEGVSSSSVDGIRRLSLDASSMKSKSVIESSDGNIRPGKKNGKEHWQHTKKWSQGFLEVYNAEKDPDIKAIMREMGKDLDRWITEKDTQDMADLMKKMPTRRRRYIEKKLEKVKREVEMFGVPAVVSKYREYAEEKEEDYLWWLDLPCVLCLELYTIEEGVPKVGFYSLEMAADLELNPKQYHVIAFEDAGDSKNFCYILQAHMDMLGSGKAFVVARPPKDAFREAKANGFSVTVIRNGQIKLNVDQTLEEVEEEITEIGSKFYHDKIMHERSVDVNTLMKGVAAAEKSTKKRSINTLTKGVAAAEKSTKSRRSTKTRKKTRKHANPAESS
- the LOC122018588 gene encoding uncharacterized protein LOC122018588 isoform X3; this encodes MDASAAVWLKGTNFFCRLSSSRSVPSVSAPLKKNQLTEGGSSSVLFRKFPSWSCPCIARNSSGGILKISARLQRPLRQRRNTLRDKLLPSPVEQVRRVPDSLDSVTDLELSEDGKHQAEGFCTQMDAEGKNEVSKELCFEGGSLPETKSALQDKLENWVDQYKVDSEFWGVGAGHIFTIYLDSDKKVVNVFVNEDEIIKRSRVHAWSLEEKDELEESTVTNSKIFRANLIARMIESGEYALPKNSSVVKFIPHEKKSSFSEGLRSVSLQVQPILKMFPNRAFTLLCGFCVLWATMKLFVQNEQVELSREEAEMLRRKIKLRMEREDIEKGSVKVLDDTPELPVFNRPQLDQNELMKSIIEAKTSSEKSFMINSSSDLYVQTPDFNEKVKEIREMARRIREQEQQDISEPETSKKIDVDSVSRNDYKSRLVNTKNVVLEIESNGEASNVDITYMKNPHMHQDTGIEFHVDRKTKDLSGNNSPEHLSSTSYQESSSSLQDNDNRINNDDDRQKEAIRYSSGARSNNVDTKNIENALHSSAAEERINSSNSTEVCTRSGSENKPRIITSVKEAREYLAKRDVVLYDMLQSDKEVQDGGQSAGVSSLNHLYKDKGMNNESPGTSEDLNLVETSENFHVDSCKDLYDDGSITAPILKRPTVDNFSINKGNVNDAMKSKVTMDMENYKMRGGIFDGLSDDTDQLFVTDSSVSGSFEPFDSKTGVKLNSREMFIEAVNSVDLQTDSSTPEIRDLSEEQKVVEDQRDGCTLNDKLKLEYPATSTYEVKTLSTNPLKDDKLGQPQELVGLKDMNKFTEETQRLQFEFNESEIPVDKSALVTESKVVGTSKFDQDESSTLSGELEPPQSATNAFDVSTKGQNTSSPRNSSTNSSEIGFADEGKQLNAGRSWIEENFQELEPVIAKIRTGFKENYMIAKENMQQQPNLSAQISELRLTDIDNELEWMNDERLHRIVFQVRDNELAGKDPFDSMDAEDKILFFKGLESKVEKVNGELLRAHEWVHSRIENLDYGADGISLNDPLEKIIPRWKAPPVDRNPEFLRYQKPIFTKEDAAEIKLQKTENLPNSEGVSSSSVDGIRRLSLDASSMKSKSVIESSDGNIRPGKKNGKEHWQHTKKWSQGFLEVYNAEKDPDIKAIMREMGKDLDRWITEKDTQDMADLMKKMPTRRRRYIEKKLEKVKREVEMFGVPAVVSKYREYAEEKEEDYLWWLDLPCVLCLELYTIEEGVPKVGFYSLEMAADLELNPKQYHVIAFEDAGDSKNFCYILQAHMDMLGSGKAFVVARPPKDAFREAKANGFSVTVIRNGQIKLNVDQTLEEVEEEITEIGSKFYHDKIMHERSVDVNTLMKGVAAAEKSTKKRSINTLTKGVAAAEKSTKSRRSTKTRKKTRKHANPAESS